One region of Leptidea sinapis chromosome 10, ilLepSina1.1, whole genome shotgun sequence genomic DNA includes:
- the LOC126966439 gene encoding fork head domain-containing protein FD4-like yields the protein MPRPTRESYGDQKPPFSYIALTAMAIWSSPERMLPLSEIYRFITDRFPYYRRNTQRWQNSLRHNLSFNDCFVKVPRRPDRPGKGAYWTLHPQAFDMFENGSLLRRRKRFKLHKGEKDSLNAELAALASFNRAFMARQAGGTPGTAMSGGSMFVTPGAMCSRPSPDLIDGPDTAALLPSGTRPRRAFTIDALLEPEPRSSSPCSPPPPPLQPHYPMPLPAPYILAAQRYHAELLAGLQQSCLPPLWTWRDTSQFSHYTLNS from the coding sequence ATGCCGCGGCCGACCCGCGAATCATACGGAGACCAGAAACCACCGTTCTCCTATATCGCGCTCACCGCTATGGCGATCTGGAGTTCGCCTGAAAGAATGCTGCCACTTTCGGAGATCTACCGCTTCATCACAGACCGATTTCCTTACTATAGAAGAAACACGCAGAGGTGGCAGAATTCACTGAGACACAATCTGTCGTTCAACGACTGTTTCGTGAAAGTGCCGCGAAGGCCGGATAGGCCGGGCAAAGGTGCATACTGGACTCTACATCCCCAAGCCTTCGATATGTTCGAGAATGGATCGCTTCTTCGCAGGCGGAAGAGGTTTAAGCTTCACAAGGGGGAGAAGGATAGTTTGAATGCTGAATTGGCCGCACTTGCAAGCTTCAATAGAGCGTTCATGGCGCGGCAGGCTGGTGGGACTCCCGGGACGGCTATGTCTGGAGGAAGTATGTTTGTTACGCCTGGAGCGATGTGTTCTAGACCCAGCCCGGATCTGATTGACGGACCAGACACCGCGGCACTTTTGCCGTCGGGAACAAGACCAAGAAGAGCTTTTACGATCGATGCTTTGCTTGAACCGGAGCCTCGGAGTTCCTCGCCATGTTCACCCCCTCCTCCCCCCCTTCAGCCTCACTACCCGATGCCGCTGCCGGCGCCCTACATCCTGGCTGCCCAGAGATACCATGCAGAACTGCTCGCAGGGCTACAGCAGTCTTGCCTGCCACCGCTCTGGACGTGGCGCGATACGAGTCAGTTCTCACATTACACTTTAAACTCGTGA